Genomic window (Xenopus laevis strain J_2021 chromosome 3S, Xenopus_laevis_v10.1, whole genome shotgun sequence):
ATATTGCCTAGAAGCTCAATGATGTGTGCTATGTGGTCTATGAAGGAGAGAAAAAGAGTAGTGAAGagtgaaaagaagaagaaaataaatgagaTAAGAAAATATATGAAGAAAGCGGAATTAATCATAAATGAATATTGAAATCAAAAATCAAGCTGAGAACAGAAAAGTAGAAAACAAACAGGTGGTAAGCCCATGCAGAGGTAGCAAGGTCAGCAGATCATCATTAGAGGAATGTAGGACCAATGCATATGTAGTCCATTAATCACCCAggaaaaagaaatgaataaaaagatatatataatgcaaaagcCTTGGTTTGCAAGTTAGAAATATTAGTCTTTATGCTTTAGATTTTTATGCcttatgaaaaaaatcaaggtgaaaatatgtaaaacaacaaaaaagaaaatgtggatttaaaacaaaataaaagatggcTGCATGATTTAATAAGGTTACATATAAGAAACATACATGCAGTGCCTTTAAAATAGATTCCTACGTTACAAGAATTTTTAAGGGCAACCATTAGATAATGCATATGAATGGATCGGTTTCTCAAATagtctttttttcttatggttgcCATAATTAGAAAGAAGCAAATGTTCaacttttgaacaaaaaaaagcaatttacataatttaacctgctatatgtatatatggtgCAACTAGAAGAGTATGTAAAATGAACAGTGTCACATATGTATGTAAAAAAGAGAAATTAACATGTTAATTGAATTGGTAACCTATATGTTTTATCGTTAATATCATCAATGGAAGCAAACACATACTGATAACTGTTTTATCAGCAAACCTAATAAATGTAACCCGTGTTAGAGGTTATTAAGTAGTATACTTTGAATGTCTAAACTGTCAAAATATCTAGTATCAAgacactttttacatttaatataatCATGCAATGCAAATACCACAAAGATTGTGTGTTGCTCAAAAGTTTGAAGAAGCCTGTTTAATGgggtaaaaaaattaagaattacaTATCTCAAATAATTGCCCtcattaacaaataaaaatggaGAGGTAGCTCTCATCATAGACGTTCCTACTGTAACTTTAATAAGAAGGCATAATCCctaacaaaaaaagagaaaaaccccAAAAAGGAAGAACAAACCAATGTCGCTTACAAAGATCTACAAAATgctccaaatacatttttacatacattCCATATTAAGGTGTATTTCAATGTACTTACCTGATAAACTTAGTGCAGTGGAAAAGGGGAAGGGATAAATAGGTTGGCAGCCTGAAGGTCACCTAGAGTGAGATTTGAGGAGAATGCCTATGTGCTCTTCTAGATACTAAGGGAAGTCCAGCTTGTGCGTTAGTTAGGGTTATACTGGGAAAGATGTCTATTTACCCCCTATaagaagaaacaaacccttaatttaaaaaaaaccctactttaCATAGGTccccctcccagcctagctgcccccaggcaaatgcccctaactctttacttacccctccttgcagattctgtccagcggagttcatgggcgccatcttcttctcttcggtaatcttcagaatgagactggcgaagcggcgcatgtgcagttggagcaatattcTGTTacgctacaactgcgcatgtgccgaaactcacgaaaattgtcgAATTGCCAGTCTCATTCGGAAGATTCCCGAAGCGGCACCTACGAActcagctggacagaatctgaTCGAAGGGGTAAGTAGAGAGTTAGGatcatttgcccggggggcagctaggcggggggggtctatgtagggtaggcttttttttattaagggtttgtttctcctttaacacaactTTAAGATTTGCTTTGAACGAGACTTGACGTAAACCCTAGTTTTTTTCGATATTCCTGAAACTATGCCTGAATGGCTATACATTAGTGTTGATTTGCATCTAAAATCCTGTTGTGtgctaaggggggccctggctatATACTGGATCTGTTAAAAGTCCAATAACACCACTACTACAATTTTTTAACATGGGCGAAAAATCACATTAAGAACGTAAAAAGTATAAATTCTATTTACATCAGCTGAACAAAACCATTCTCTAACAAATAGCTTTAcaatagaaattaaattttttctacatttttctctttctaatCTATCTACACTCACCTTCGTCTCGTGAATAATCTTCTCCAGAATGGGGTTCAAACAAATAGTCACCAGTTGCCAGTTCAAATGCCTAAAAATCACAGAAAGTAAAGCAGAGAGGAAATTAAGTGGAGCCTTAACTCCAGTGGAAAGGGACCATTCAAATAAAAGGTGAGAAACATAAACTTCCAtaatgtttcttcttttttcaaaaaaaaaaaatctgttaacaaAAATAGGCAGCACAGTGGTTTAGTGGTTAGTATCGACACCTTGCAGGTCTTGGATCCTAAACTCAATTCTAACGAGGGCACTATCTTAAAGGGGATTTATATGCTTCTGGCTGCTTAAAAGTGCATCAACCCAGGGTACTATTCCTTCAGGTGACCTTTCCATACAAAGCCCAAGTTGCACTTGCTGTGTGCGCCTTCTCACTACTTAGCCCCAGAGGAGCCTGGGATAAGTTGTATTCCAAGAAGTTCTATTAGGGCCATCACTATCTAGTATCTATTGTATTATTGGCATATTATTCTACAGCATTcccaaatttttgggaattttcaaAAAGCCTTGGACTGTGAAAGCCAGGGGTCTGTCAATAGGAATCTATAAAATGACTAAATGCTACCACAAATTGAACTTCTTGGCTTATTAGAAGGCAAGATTCAGATGCAAGGTTCTCCATTTTTTAACTCAGTAGAAACATTCCTCATTTTTGTGCTCTGTAAAGCGGAAACAAGGAAAATGCTAGTATTGTAGCCATGTTTTATTCCAAGGCACGTTTAATGGTAGAATTCAACAAACACACCATTCTTTGTTCTTAAAGTTAAGTGTTTGTTCCAGATTGGGCGAGAATAACATTTTGGTTAATGCAGCCATGGAAGGGTACATGGGGGAAATATTGCTGAAAATCTATTGGGTAAAGGAACAAATTTGATCTGGTGGGTCTCTAACAGGATCTTTGCCGTGGCAACTGTACACTGACCTGTAACAGCAGGATTTACTGAAGTAATTttgtgaaaaaggaaatatgtgaaaatgaaaaatgatgttGTGGTCACTGTACATTAAACTGTATATTGTCCTGCTCtgcattcaacatttttaaagagaatgttggagcaatgtttttatacattttcttctCAGTGACTTTTCAAAATGCTTACGTTTCAGCTACATTCCAAAACTGTGATAGCGAAGGGACAATATAGTAGGCATTGTGTGAGAGAGAAGACCAAGTACCAATGATATGccaatttatgtttttatatgtacaTAAGTGTTTAATTTATAAAGATGTATTCCTTGAAAGCACCTGTCGCACTTTTATCAGTtgtagtaataaaaacaaaatgatataTGGCTTTTAGGATCACAGAACTATTTCTCTAACTTGTAGAAAGGCTTGACTGTTTTCTCAGTTATGACATTTTTGGAAGGTAGCTAAAAATTACTAATTTTACATGACCCAGCTGTGTAAGATGACTTGCCAAACCACAAACCCCTCCCATGTGCATACACATGATGCATAGGTGCAGACAAATGGGAGGAAGCAAGGGTATTCGAtcgattaaaggaacagtaaaatcaaaatatgtatgtatttaaaatatagaaaCACTAATCTTTTTTGTTGTTACAGTTCCTTGAACAAAACCCCCCCTCCAGCTTTTCCTTCAGTTGCAGGGTCTACTGTATTGTAATTACTCTACTGACAACGACTCACCATACATGCTGTACTCCAGATATCTGCGGGTGTGCTATACCCTGCCCCTATCAGAACTTCTATTGATCTGTATTGCCTGGTTTGGATATCTTCAGTGAAGTGTTTATGCTGCAAATTgagaaaaaacacagaataagTGGAAGATACAAAACAAAGTATctatacactgaaaaaaaaacctctatttaCATACCACCCAGCAAGCATTTCCAAGGTCTGCAATTTTGACTCTTATTTTATCAGCATTTCTAGGATCCAGAGGATTCACCAGCAAATCGGCAGCTTGAAGTTTAGATGCTGAAAATCAAGCAAtagtattacattttattttgccagTTATAGTGTAGGTATGGGTACCTTTACTCAGATTGTAAtgcaaaaattacagaaaggccatctaccatgaagtccattttaagcaagttatttttttcctctgtaataatataataaaataacaccTTGTACTTAAGCCTAACTAAGCTAGCACAAATTCATACTGGTGGCACAACtggatttaccgtatatactcgagtataagccgagtttttcagcccccaaaatatgctgaaaaactctaatttggcttatactcgggtcaagcgcaaaaacggtcgccggcgcctaagaatagtcgccggcgtccaagaatagtctccaagaatattcgccagtgtccaagaatggtcgtcagcatccaaaaaagagacgccggcacctccaatgggagcagaaaccctcaattttttgattgaaacttaccagaagctgctgcatttctcaccctcggcttatactcgagtcaataagctttcccagtttttggaggtaaaattaggtacctcggcttatactcgggacggcttatactcgagtatatacggtatttaatgtttaaataagaccccgtatccagaaaaaaaaacagatcccaagcattctggataacagctctgGATGGCGGGCCCTTGATATCAAGTTCTCTGGTGGACCCTTGGTGCTCTAATCAAAcactatagttttcctttattattaAACTCATCTGTTTCACATAGTATTTTTGGCTTTCAAAAATGtattggggttatataataaaaagggCAAAGTCTAGTAACATACAGCAAACAATcagatgtttaaaaacaaacagcaGACCAGCAATTTCTATCTGTTGATGTACAGCAATTAGTAAACAGacccttaggctagggccacacaacaCGAATCTGCTGCCTGCACCTATAATCATTACCTCTGCTCGGAAACAAGCAGCCGCAGTAGATTTTGGCACAGAATCCGAAGATTTTGCATTTTGCGCCAAAACACAACTTCCAAAAAGAACACCTCCTTAGCTATGAGGATTTaacaagttaaaaagttaaacctTAGTTGGTTATATTCTTGAACGCTCATCAGTTCTTTGCTATTCctgtaagtattttttttttgtcacgaAACTTTCATGTACAATGTAATACATACTTTTTGGAAAATCTCCAGTACTCGATGCTGAAACTGTCCTGCTTCTGTCTTGACAAGACCTACTTTCATCCCTGTCTGTGAGAGCAGATTCCTCAGAAACTGCTAAACCACATGCTGCAGATTCCAAAGCCTCAGGAAATACGGAGgtcgaaaactcagaaaactgcAATTCTGAATTTTTATGCGGTCCATTTGGCAATTCACCATTAAATTGTTCATATGAGCTGCTATAAGTATAATCACTTTCTACATTTGATTCATCTAAATTGAATTCCACTGGGTTAAGGCAATCATCATCTTCTTCGTCATCTTCCAACTGTGATTCAACACAGAAAGGCCCATTTTCCAAATGACCATTTGTTTTAGGAGATTCAATCCATGTCTGATCTGTGTCAACCAGTTCTGGctcagcatcatcatcatcatcatcatcatcatcttcatcttcATCTCCATCACCCTTTTCAACATTTTCCTTTTGTGTGTCTTCTTTTTCATCTTTACCTCCCCTTTCTGAGGAAACAATACCCAATATATTTACAAATCCAAAGGCTTAGAACTGCATTTTAATGAAGGTAATAAGAAAATACTAGCATACATTGTTTGGCAATGAAAAAAACTACAATGACAAAATATTAAAAGATTATCGTTTCATGTTCTACTAAAAATATTCCTAtacaatctaattttttttttgcagctactCAACGCCATATCTATAGATGTTTTTTAAAGGTTATAGATGTTTAAAGATTTTTATCTAATATAGAGGTTGAAAAAGTAATGATGCCCCAAACCTATAACTagataaaatcatatttaaaacttTCTTCTGAGTTAGATATCTTATTTCTCTTAAATCAGTTAATACGGGATCTTCTGATGCTGCAGGTTATTAATTACATGTAGTAGGAGATATCTTATTTCTCTTAAATCAGTTAATACGGATTTTCTGATGCTGCAGGTTATTAATTACATGTAGTAGGCAATTGAGTGATTTACTCAGCTACTGACAGAGCACAGAGGCAGTGTATCACGGGGCAGTGTGTGATATCAGTATCCTCCAATGGATGAGTGATAACGTTTTTTTACAATCGAACGACAATTGTGAAAGGTAAGAAATACTGTGTTAAGATTATTCATGGGACAACACATTGTTTCCTAAAAGCACCAgccctgggaaaaaaaataagtgaTCTAATTCACTGGGGATGCCTAAACTGAGAATGATATGAAAAAGCAAAGATATACTATATAGAACATACTATATACTCAAACCATCATACAGATACGtttgaaagaaaaatagaaagaaagaaaaggcttgaagaagaaaataaactGGAAAATTAAAAATAGGGTGTGAGAAGGGATTTTTTTCATATGTTTATCTGTGGTTTAAATCGTTGTGGCCAATGCCCCCAAGAATCCTGTGTACATAGCAACAGCCCTGTCCCATGTGACCCATTCCATGCAGCAATCTTACCGTACTCAATAAAGACAAAGTACCCATCTAGTGAGTGGAGAAGTGaagttaaaatatttaattaaacaaaCCTTGGGCAATTCTGCATGGTCACTCTTAGAACATtgcagaaaaagcagaaaaagacacTCTTGCAAAGCAAGCTTGATTACTCCAGAGTAAAGGGAAGAATGAAAAGAATAATTGGAGAGAAGTGGCAAAGGACCAAAAAACTATGTCAAGAAAATTATTACATGGAAGCAGTAGATGTATGTGAGCAAAGTGGAGAAAATGAAATAGTGGGAAGGAACCCACTGAAAATGGGCTAGACAGGGAAGGggaaaagactatggggcaaattcactaaagcacaaagtggctaacgctagcacaaattcgccagcgtgacgtcatttgattacttcactgatttactaacaggtgctggctagcgaggtggacctactctagcgctactttgcacccttacgccaggcgaagttgcgctatggcaaagggacgtcaCGTAACTAcgttaagtcccaaaaaaacgctggcgtcattTACTTttataagggtgataggctgaaaaagatcgtaattttttttgggggcaacctccttcccccctacatttcctaacatatggcacctaaactatacagtgggcacatgtatagggcaacaTAAccactctattttattttatgaagctttcccaggcttgtgtagtgtaatgtatttgctgctacattgtACTTTACagtaacttggcgccatatgcaaattaggcattactagcgtaacttcgctttgcttgatgaattaacactagcgcaacttcgctacctttcgccttccttagcgcaacttcgaatttttagtgaatttatgggcgtcctggtgaagtgtggcaaagGCGTCACTAGAGTattttcggtgcttagtgaatttgccccataggctagAATTATAGTTAATTTGGtgatattttgaaaatgtatcttGTCCAAGGACATGCAAAATGTGAAAGAATATAAAATGCTACAAATGTGCTTAAACACAGCTGGTATGAAAAAGGTATGGAAATGTCATCAACAACGGACTATACAAACCATGTTCATTAACAGGCTCCTCATCAGTTGCATCCTCAAGACATACGGTTTTCATCTTAGCTTCAGGGTGACCTTCCAAGTCCTGTTCATTTAAAAGAACTGTTGAGGATACAGTTTCGTCTGTCTTTTTTTGCTCTGCCTCTCGTTCTAATTCTTCTATTTCTTGAAGTCGTTTTTCAAGAAGCTCAGCTTgtctcttttgcttttttttaagtttctttttcttgtttttggaaATTTTGCCAATCTGTAACAGTGACAAAATTAAGTTTAGAACTGTGGCACTGGCCACTTACAgtgattaaaaattaatattgaacAAAACCTCAAAAGTTTCAAGTCCATTTAAAGGGGCAATGTAATATAGGTTGCAAACAGAAAAATAGttagcaatgcaaataaatatttgctttgcAAACCCTTTGCCCCTTATgcaacagtaggatagtgattgtgaattttatggTTTGGGATAGTGCACAGTGTACATGTTaaacttaatgaaaaagttgcaaTTAAAGTCTAACGAAGAATATTATATTTcgacatgcacatttttttttcttgtgtgcaAATCTAAGTCTTACACACTGCACTTAAAGCACTACTGCTTTTCAGTTTTAGATATGAAAGTGAGCAACATCAAATCTTGGGGTACGTGCAtgagttttttgtttgttttttttttccttgcattTTTGTGCAGtacccataaaaaaaatcaatgcaatttttttttttttacatattctttatttggttttcttttttttcagaaaaacaagacaaaaacaatatacagaaaggagaaaaataaaaataagagcgACAAGAAGTTCACCTTGACTGTGTTCACAGAGCGATATTGCATTCATCACAATCAATATTTGTATAATAATTTGTATGATATCATgaacaataaaattatttatttacaagctTGTTCAGTTTTGTCAAGGGTTTACCTAAACATAAGAAGGGGGTGGATCAGAGCATCACAATCTGTAAATACATATTTGCCTTAATTTTGTAGCATaagaaaattatattgttttaatatttcccACAAAATTATATCATAAACTGGCAAACAGGTTTCCTCTCAAGGAATAGTAGCTAGAATTCGAGTGTAATCCGAAGTTGCTTTGAATAGAACCCAGGACGTTCAGACTTTTATATATGGGAGATAGATTTGTATATGAAAGTAGTTCTTCTATTCATTGTATATGATTTAGTTCTACTACCAACTGTGGGTAGTGTGGAACATTTCCAGTGCCTGAGGATTATGGTTCTGGCTGCTGCAATTGCAAAAGCTACAAACCCCTTAGGTACAATTTTCATCGGTGCATTAGGGGATGGTATAGATATTAATGCTAAAGATGGATCTGGTGGGATGTCTATCTCTGTGACCTTAGAAATTAACTGAAAGACTGAAACCCAAAAGGGTTGTATTTGCAGACAATCCCACCATATGTGCTTCATATCACCTTTCTGCATGTATCAAtgcaatttgatacatt
Coding sequences:
- the srpk3.S gene encoding SRSF protein kinase 3 S homeolog isoform X7 — its product is MSVNSEKSSSSERPEAQQKVPSAPPPPPPPPPLPEPSPTEAEEEILGSDDEEQEDPADYCKGGYHPVKIGDLFNGRYHVIRKLGWGHFSTVWLCWDMQGKGFVAMKVVKSAQHYTETALDEIKLLRCVRESDPRDPNKDMVVQLIDDFKISGMNGTHVCMVFEVLGHHLLKWIIKSNYQGVPIHCVKSIIRQVLQGLDYLHSKCKIIHTDIKPENILMCVDDAYVRRMAAEATEWQKAGAPPPSGSAVSTAPPQKPIGKISKNKKKKLKKKQKRQAELLEKRLQEIEELEREAEQKKTDETVSSTVLLNEQDLEGHPEAKMKTVCLEDATDEEPVNEHERGGKDEKEDTQKENVEKGDGDEDEDDDDDDDDDAEPELVDTDQTWIESPKTNGHLENGPFCVESQLEDDEEDDDCLNPVEFNLDESNVESDYTYSSSYEQFNGELPNGPHKNSELQFSEFSTSVFPEALESAACGLAVSEESALTDRDESRSCQDRSRTVSASSTGDFPKTSKLQAADLLVNPLDPRNADKIRVKIADLGNACWVHKHFTEDIQTRQYRSIEVLIGAGYSTPADIWSTACMAFELATGDYLFEPHSGEDYSRDEDHIAHIIELLGNIPRHFALSGKYSREFFNRRGELRHITKLKPWSLYDVLVEKYGWPQEDAAQFTDFLTPMLEMVPEKRASAGECLRHPWLSS